The following is a genomic window from Gymnodinialimonas ceratoperidinii.
AGAAGCCATCGCGGCCTCCCCCTCTTGCCTAGACAACGGAAGCGCAGGCGGTTCGGTTCAACCCTCACCGCAATTGGTTAGGAAATCAGCGGCTCAGTCAGCCTCTTGCCGGTCACTTGATATCTGCCGCCTCGATTGCGGTCCTGATGGCGGTGCAGAACCTCTCCAACGCGGCGCGGTCGGAGGCGAGGCTCCGGCGCAGGGTCATGGGGAGTTCCAGTTGCACGCCCTCGCCGGAACGGGTGCGGTTGCAGATGTTGGTCTCGTGTATGCCGGGCAGCGTCTCGTTCGGCGCCGCGTCGAAGCCCGCGTCCTGCAGCGCCGTGCCGATGGCGTCACGCAAATCGGTGGCCCGGCCGCCGAGCCAGACGGTATCGGTGCCATCATCCTTGCGGCCGTGGATCGCGACGGCGGTGTAGGCGCCGCCGACGATCTCCAGCGCGCCCGGTTCGTCGAAACGGTGGGACGTGATGTGGAAATCGCCATGGGCGCCGGGGTTCAGCGCCTCGAACGCGTAGAAGGAGTAATCCTCGCCCGCGATGGCCTCGGCGATTTCCGCGGTTTCGGGCTCGATCGTGCCGCCATGGGGGGCGAGGATCACGACCGGGGTGCCGCGATCCTCGGCTTTGATGCGGTAGTCCACATCCGGCACGGAGGCGGCGGCGAGGTCTGCAAAAGTCGCGTAGCGATCAACCATGTTTCCCTCCCTCACACGTTCAGCTTGGTGACTTTCTTCGAGACGTAGTCACCCGAGCGCTCGATCGCGACCATCTCGCCGAATTCGATGTTCAGCCAGTCCTCGCCCTCTTCGGTCAGCGGCTCGGAGGCGAAGATTGCCGAGGTGCAATCGCCCTCGGGACAGGCATCGACCTTGTAGGTC
Proteins encoded in this region:
- a CDS encoding poly-gamma-glutamate hydrolase family protein: MVDRYATFADLAAASVPDVDYRIKAEDRGTPVVILAPHGGTIEPETAEIAEAIAGEDYSFYAFEALNPGAHGDFHITSHRFDEPGALEIVGGAYTAVAIHGRKDDGTDTVWLGGRATDLRDAIGTALQDAGFDAAPNETLPGIHETNICNRTRSGEGVQLELPMTLRRSLASDRAALERFCTAIRTAIEAADIK